The Taeniopygia guttata chromosome 6, bTaeGut7.mat, whole genome shotgun sequence genome contains a region encoding:
- the CPN1 gene encoding carboxypeptidase N catalytic chain isoform X1: MARWLRPLVGALLLLEGAAALSFLHHRYEELVQALFRVQSQCPYVTRIYSIGRSVEGRHLYVLEFSDYPGIHEPLEPEFKYVGNMHGNEVLGRELLLQLSEFLCEEYRRGNERITRLIHDTRIHIMPSMNPDGYEVAAKQGPDSNGYLTGRNNANGVDLNRNFPDLNTLMYYSREISGPNHHIPLPDNWKSQVEPETLAVIQWISSYNFVLSANLHGGAVVANYPYDKSQDQRFRSHRRTVNTPTPDDKLFQKLAKTYSYAHSWMHRGWNCGDYFADGITNGASWYSLSKGMQDFNYLYTNCFEITLELSCNKFPPEEDLERQWMANREALVAFIEEVHQGIKGMVSDENNNGIPGAVISVQGISHDITSGDMGDYFRLLLPGTYTVTASAEGYQPLTVTTTVGPAAPSLVHFQLKQEVVRKPAERKASGTRMNNKALQKKVVPRATRRGTQR; the protein is encoded by the exons ATGGCGCGGTGGCTGCGGCCCCTGGTgggagccctgctcctgctcgaGGGGGCGGCCGCCCTCAGCTTCCTCCACCATCGCTACGAGGAGCTGGTGCAGGCCCTGTTCCGCGTGCAGAGCCAGTGCCCCTACGTCACCCGCATCTACAGCATCGGCCGCAGCGTCGAGGGCCGGCACCTCTACGTGCTGGAGTTCAGCGACTACCCGGGCATCCACGAGCCCC TGGAGCCGGAGTTCAAGTATGTTGGGAACATGCATGGGAACGAGGTGCTGGGccgtgagctgctgctgcagctctctgagTTCCTGTGCGAGGAGTACCGCCGGGGCAACGAGCGGATCACGCGCCTCATCCACGACACGCGCATCCACATCATGCCCTCCATGAACCCCGACGGGTACGAAGTGGCTGCCAAGCAG GGCCCAGACAGCAACGGGTACTTGACAGGGAGGAACAATGCCAATGGAGTGGACTTGAACCGCAACTTCCCTGACCTCAACACACTCATGTACTACAGCAGGGAAATCAGCGGGCCAAATCACCACATCCCACTGCCTGACAACTGGAAAAGCCAG GTGGAGCCAGAGACATTGGCTGTGATCCAGTGGATCAGCAGCTACAACTTTGTGCTCTCGGCCAATCTGCACGGTGGAGCAGTGGTGGCAAATTACCCCTATGACAAGTCCCAGGATCAGCGGTTCAGGAGCCACCGGCGCACGGTCAACACACCTACCCCCGATGACAAGTTGTTTCAGAAG CTGGCCAAGACCTACTCATATGCCCACAGCTGGATGCACCGGGGCTGGAACTGTGGGGACTACTTTGCTGATGGCATCACAAATGGGGCATCCTGGTACTCGCTCAGCAAAG GCATGCAGGACTTCAATTACCTCTACACCAACTGCTTTGAAATCACCCTGGAGCTAAGCTGCAATAAGTTTCCCCCCGAGGAGGACCTGGAGAGGCAGTGGATGGCCAACCGGGAGGCCCTTGTGGCTTTCATTGAAGAG GTTCACCAGGGCATCAAAGGAATGGTGTCAGATGAGAACAACAATGGCATTCCAGGAGCAGTGATTTCTGTCCAGGGAATCAGCCATGACATCACCTCTG GTGATATGGGAGATTATTtccggctgctgctgcctggcacttACACTGTCACAGCCTCTGCAGAGGGCTACCAGCCCCTGACAGTCACAACAACAGTGGGCCCAGCTGCACCTTCATTG GTGCATTTCCAGCTCAAACAAGAAGTAGTGAGGAAGCCTGCAGAGCGTAAAGCCTCAGGCACACGTATGAACAACAAAGCCCTTCAGAAGAAGGTGGTGCCAAGGGCCACCCGCCGGGGGACCCAAAGATGA
- the CPN1 gene encoding carboxypeptidase N catalytic chain isoform X2, which yields MARWLRPLVGALLLLEGAAALSFLHHRYEELVQALFRVQSQCPYVTRIYSIGRSVEGRHLYVLEFSDYPGIHEPLEPEFKYVGNMHGNEVLGRELLLQLSEFLCEEYRRGNERITRLIHDTRIHIMPSMNPDGYEVAAKQGPDSNGYLTGRNNANGVDLNRNFPDLNTLMYYSREISGPNHHIPLPDNWKSQVEPETLAVIQWISSYNFVLSANLHGGAVVANYPYDKSQDQRFRSHRRTVNTPTPDDKLFQKLAKTYSYAHSWMHRGWNCGDYFADGITNGASWYSLSKGMQDFNYLYTNCFEITLELSCNKFPPEEDLERQWMANREALVAFIEEVHQGIKGMVSDENNNGIPGAVISVQGISHDITSGGLSICLRV from the exons ATGGCGCGGTGGCTGCGGCCCCTGGTgggagccctgctcctgctcgaGGGGGCGGCCGCCCTCAGCTTCCTCCACCATCGCTACGAGGAGCTGGTGCAGGCCCTGTTCCGCGTGCAGAGCCAGTGCCCCTACGTCACCCGCATCTACAGCATCGGCCGCAGCGTCGAGGGCCGGCACCTCTACGTGCTGGAGTTCAGCGACTACCCGGGCATCCACGAGCCCC TGGAGCCGGAGTTCAAGTATGTTGGGAACATGCATGGGAACGAGGTGCTGGGccgtgagctgctgctgcagctctctgagTTCCTGTGCGAGGAGTACCGCCGGGGCAACGAGCGGATCACGCGCCTCATCCACGACACGCGCATCCACATCATGCCCTCCATGAACCCCGACGGGTACGAAGTGGCTGCCAAGCAG GGCCCAGACAGCAACGGGTACTTGACAGGGAGGAACAATGCCAATGGAGTGGACTTGAACCGCAACTTCCCTGACCTCAACACACTCATGTACTACAGCAGGGAAATCAGCGGGCCAAATCACCACATCCCACTGCCTGACAACTGGAAAAGCCAG GTGGAGCCAGAGACATTGGCTGTGATCCAGTGGATCAGCAGCTACAACTTTGTGCTCTCGGCCAATCTGCACGGTGGAGCAGTGGTGGCAAATTACCCCTATGACAAGTCCCAGGATCAGCGGTTCAGGAGCCACCGGCGCACGGTCAACACACCTACCCCCGATGACAAGTTGTTTCAGAAG CTGGCCAAGACCTACTCATATGCCCACAGCTGGATGCACCGGGGCTGGAACTGTGGGGACTACTTTGCTGATGGCATCACAAATGGGGCATCCTGGTACTCGCTCAGCAAAG GCATGCAGGACTTCAATTACCTCTACACCAACTGCTTTGAAATCACCCTGGAGCTAAGCTGCAATAAGTTTCCCCCCGAGGAGGACCTGGAGAGGCAGTGGATGGCCAACCGGGAGGCCCTTGTGGCTTTCATTGAAGAG GTTCACCAGGGCATCAAAGGAATGGTGTCAGATGAGAACAACAATGGCATTCCAGGAGCAGTGATTTCTGTCCAGGGAATCAGCCATGACATCACCTCTGGTGGGTTGTCGATCTGCTTACGCGTCTGA